The following is a genomic window from Burkholderia cepacia ATCC 25416.
CGCCGCGCGCGCCGGCGGAGAACTGCTGATAGTCGGCGCCTGCGCTGACGCTGCCGCTCAATTCGGCGATCGGGCCGCGGTACTGGATGCTCGCGCCGCCGTTGGTCTGCGACGTGCCCGACGAATTGCCGTGGTTCACGTTCAGGCCGTACGACACGTTGTTGTCGACGCCGAGCGCGCCCGACAGGCTCGTTTGCGCCTGCGTCGAGCCGCGCGTGTCGCGGCTGAGGCTGGTCGCGAGCGTCATCGGCCGCGTCTTGCCGAGCGGAATCGACAGGTTGGCGTAGTACATCGTGCTCGACTTGCCCCATGCGTCGCGCTGGCGCGTCGCCGACACGCTGTACGCGACGTCGCGGAACGTGTTGCTGTAGCCGACCGTGAAGTTGACGTCCGACCCGCTGCGGTTCCAGTAGGTCGACGCCGATGCGGTGGCGTTCAGGCTGCCGCCGCGGGCGCCGAGCGACTGGCTCACCGTCAGCGACGCGCGGTTGCGCTGCCGCGACACGCTCGCCGCCCCGGCGCCGAGCTGCGCCTGGTCGCGCGCCTGCATCGCGTCGTTCAATGCGAAGAAGCCGTTCGTCGAATAGCGATACGCGGCGATCGCGACGTTCGTGCCGGTCGCGGCGACGGCCTTTGCGTAGCTGATCCGGAAGCTTTGCCCCGAATAGCGGCGCTCCCCCGGAATCGACGTCGTCGCATGCGTGACGTCCACGCCGACCGCGCCCAACGACGTGTTCAGCACCGCGCCGGCCATCGCGGACAGGTAGCCTTGCGCGAACGTCACGCCGCCGTAGCCCGTCAGCAGGTTCGTGACGCCGCGCTGCCAGGTCGCCTGCGCGAAGTACGGCGTGGTGTTCGGCAGGTTGCGCACGACGCCCGTCGTGAAGCTGTAGCGATTCTGGCCCGGGCGCAGCGACAGCGGCACCGCCGCGTACGGCACGGTAAACGAATGCACGGAGCCGTCGGCTTCCGTCACGTTGACCTTCAGGTCGCCGCCGTACCCCGTCGGATACAGGTCGTCGATCACGAACGCACCCGGCGCGACGGTCGTCTCGTACAGCGTCGCGCCGTTCTGCGTGACCGTGACCTTCGCGTGGGTGTTTGCGACGCCGCGCACGACCGGCGCATAGCCGCGCTGCGACTCAGGCAGCATGCGGTCGTCGGTATACAGGCGCACGCCGCGGAACGACGTCGAGTCGAACAGATCGCCGGACGTGTACGCGTCGCCGACGATCAACTGCGACGACCACGCGGTCAGGTCACGCTGCAGGTAAGTCGCCGAGTTCTCATACTTCCTGCGGCCGCGATCGTCCCAGCTGAACGAACCGTTATGACGGAAGTGCCAGCGTCCGACGTTGACGCCGCCGTTGACGCCGACGTAGCCCTGCGTGC
Proteins encoded in this region:
- a CDS encoding fimbria/pilus outer membrane usher protein; the encoded protein is MIEKRQPSMQADTEPKLKPVCALLLTIIAGWQTHAYAAQTDSGELQIARTEFAQVEFEGGFLNNGSGAIDVSRYERRNVVRAGMYKPDVYVDGDWVGRIELQFKNVPNTVDAQPCFDKAQFELIGVDLSKLPQDVRATLDEDGACLRIGQAIQEASVSYDFNEQRLDLSIPQISMRRQARGYVSPDQWSEGIPVGMLDYNASVYHARTGGQGESTQGYVGVNGGVNVGRWHFRHNGSFSWDDRGRRKYENSATYLQRDLTAWSSQLIVGDAYTSGDLFDSTSFRGVRLYTDDRMLPESQRGYAPVVRGVANTHAKVTVTQNGATLYETTVAPGAFVIDDLYPTGYGGDLKVNVTEADGSVHSFTVPYAAVPLSLRPGQNRYSFTTGVVRNLPNTTPYFAQATWQRGVTNLLTGYGGVTFAQGYLSAMAGAVLNTSLGAVGVDVTHATTSIPGERRYSGQSFRISYAKAVAATGTNVAIAAYRYSTNGFFALNDAMQARDQAQLGAGAASVSRQRNRASLTVSQSLGARGGSLNATASASTYWNRSGSDVNFTVGYSNTFRDVAYSVSATRQRDAWGKSSTMYYANLSIPLGKTRPMTLATSLSRDTRGSTQAQTSLSGALGVDNNVSYGLNVNHGNSSGTSQTNGGASIQYRGPIAELSGSVSAGADYQQFSAGARGAIVAHRGGVTLSQPLSETFAIIEAPNAEGARVTNTSGVRIDRRGYAVVPYLTPFAMNDIGIDPKGLSTDVELKETSQRIAPLAGAVPMLTFKTAYGRSAVIRARQADGSPVPFGATVTDAGGKDVGTVGQGGKLLARGLVDQGELKVQWEADRGKSVCALSYSLPVRKRAATYQSLQSLELPCVASEVTSYAPAMSNRVASAGR